From Odontesthes bonariensis isolate fOdoBon6 chromosome 21, fOdoBon6.hap1, whole genome shotgun sequence, a single genomic window includes:
- the LOC142371655 gene encoding THAP domain-containing protein 6-like, producing the protein MPGWCAAYSCSNERTVEMRKQGITFHKFPKDDSLRKKWEVALRREGFTATNNSILCSQHFKQADFDRTGQIVRLRNGVIPSLFSFPVHLQKLVKDRTTSTSRRAEESLFMASEDSPEMATSNQQPQPNEEHGYALPASLTALKTRLNEALERVEILEREKKNAISREKRAKMTVKSVLGELREKNLINEELSEKLSFHSDLKMDFVPKQGHEYTQDCEEFALTLHLHGPKAYKYLRETRHFPLPHPQTLQSVCS; encoded by the exons ATGCCGGGCTGGTGCGCTGCGTACTCCTGCTCAAACGAGCGAACGGTAGAGATGAGGAAACAAGGGATAacttttcacaa GTTTCCCAAAGATGACAGCTTGAGGAAGAAGTGGGAAGTGGCTTTGAGGAGAGAGGGATTCACTGCAACGAATAATTCAATACTCTGTAGTCAACATTTCAAACAGGCTGATTTTGATCGAACGGGTCAGATTGTCAGACTACGTAATGGAGTTATTCCATCCCTTTTCAGCTTTCCAGTTCACCTCCAAAAa CTGGTGAAGGACAGGACTACATCTACCTCCAGAAGAGCTGAAGAAAGCCTGTTCATGGCCTCTGAGGATTCCCCGGAAATGGCAACCTCAAACCAACAACCTCAGCCTAATGAG GAGCATGGGTATGCGTTGCCTGCTTCTCTAACCGCTTTGAAGACCAGACTCAATGAAGCCTTGGAAAGAGTGGAAATTCTTGAGCGAGAGAAGAAGAATGCCATCTCCAGAGAAAAGAGGGCAAAGATGACAGTGAAGAGTGTTTTGGGGGAATTGAGGGAAAAGAACCTCATTAATGAAGAGCTCAGTGAGAAGCTTTCATTCCACTCGG ATCTTAAGATGGACTTTGTACCAAAGCAGGGCCATGAGTATACACAGGACTGTGAAGAGTTTGCACTGACGCTCCACCTTCATGGTCCAAAAGCATACAAATATCTCAGAGAGACTCGACATTTTCCCCTCCCACATCCACAGACATTGCAAAG CGTGTGTAGTTAA